CGAGATCGGCTAGAAATACGACATTAAAAAATCTTGAAAAAACAAAAGATGGTCAGTACAAATTGGATATCCAGTATTTGGATAACAATGGCGACAGATATAAAGATAAAAAGAGCAATGTAAAATATAATTCGGTCAGTGATGGTATTTTATTTAATGGATCAAAAGATTTTGGGAAATTTACTTTGGGAACAACTTTTGGGTATGACACATCTAATGTTTATTACAAAGAAAAATTTGAAGATATAAAAGAAAAAATTAAATCTTATCAGCTTGGATTAAGTGTAAAATATGACTTTAACGACAACATTGATTTAATAGGAAATTTACTTTATTCGACAAATAAACATAGATTTGAGACAAGTAAAACTCTTGGAGCTATAAGTGATGCGGAATTTAAGTCAAAGATTTTAGATTTTTCAACAAAATTAGGTTACAAATTTTTATTTGACAACGGCTACATAAAACCATATGTCGGTCTTGGAGTTACAAGAGTTAAAGAAGGAGATATTGACAAACTTAACTTTTTAGGAACATCGACAACTTTACCAAACGGAATAATTGGAATTTATGGAGAAACATCGCTTGGAAAAGTTGATTTATTTGGTAATGTGGAATATGAAAGTAGATTTTCTAAAAAATCTTATCACAGAGAAAGAGAACATTTGACAAGATATGAACTTGCGCCGTTATCTTATTCAAGAGGTGGAGTAAATGCGGAAGCTGGTTTAAAATATAATGTCACAAATAATTTTGGTGTAAAATTATCTTATGAATTGCAAGACAGTAAAAATAGCGCTGTAAAATTAGGATTTAATGCCGCATTTTAAAAGGATATTTTAAAAATATAAGGAGAAGAGATTTAATTAATTTATGGAAGAGAGTAAAAACAAAAATTTTATAAATAAAAAAAATATGATAATTGCAGGAATTGTATCTTTTGCAATTCTTGTGATTGTTATTTTAATACTGATATTTAATGGAAATAAAAATTTAAAAGATAATGGTGTTTTCGAGGAGGATGACAATATTTTTAGAATTAATCCAGTAAAAGACCCACAACTCGCATATTATAATTTTCGTGGAGAAGAATATCCTGATTGGTCAAAATTTGGACGAGTTCGAAGTAATGGTCTAAGAGTTCATCAGGGAGTTGACATTTTTGCGCAGCCTGGGACTGATGTGTATGCGGTTTTAGATGGAAAAGTTGTTGATTTATATGTTGATAAAAAAGGTTACGGTCTAAATCTTTATTTGGAAGTAAATCCTGCTGATTTGGAAAAAATAAAAAGAAAGCATTATAAGCCAAAAGAAAGTGCAAGAGAACAGCTTTACGGACCTAATTACAATCCTGCGTTTCCGATAAAGTATATAAGATATGCTCATTTGAGCGAAGTTAAAGTAAAAGTTGGTGATGAAGTGAAAGCTGGACAGGTTATAGCAAAAACAGGGACAACAGGAAATGCAAGTGGAACTCATGCGCCACATTTACATTTTGAAATAGCTTTTGAAATGAGAGGAAAAGGTCTTTTAAACAGAGTCGATCCTGAAATGTATTTTAAAATAAAAAATGGAAATAATTTGACCAAAGAGGAGAAAAAAATTCAAACTGAGAAAAGTAAAATGCAGTGGTTTGAGCCAAAAGGCTATGACAAAGGATTTATAACTGAAAGCATATTTTTGGAGAAAGAAAAGGAAAAAGAAAAGTTGGAAAAAAATTTAAAAGATGGTAAAAAAATCGAAGAAATTGAAAAAACTAAAAAATTAAAAAATAAAACTCAAAAAAATCAAAAAAGAGAATAGAATAGAACAAGGAAAGTAGGGAAAATTTATGAAAAAACTAAAGAAAGCACTTTTAGTATATAATCCGAAATCTGGAAATTCAAATGTAATTTTGAATAATTTCGATTTGATAGTTACCAAACTTTTAAAAAAGGGAATTATAGTAACTTTTTACAGTATAAATAAAAATTATAATAAACTCTGTGATATTTTGGCAAGTGAAAAATATGATATTTTAATTTTATCTGGTGGAGATGGTACGCTTAGCCGAACTTTAAGTGAAATTTATGTAAAAAATATAAAGTTTCCAAAAGTTGCTATTTTTCCAACTGGAACTTCAAATGATTTTGGAAAATCACTAAATTTAGGAAATAATATTGATGATTGGATTTACAATATTTTAATAAAAGAGCCGAAGTATGTTGATTTTGGTTTAATTAATGGGAAGAAGATTTTTTTGTCATCTTATGCAAGTGGACTTTTTTCAAAAATTTCTTATAATACAGACAAAAATTTAAAAAAGACAATTGGAAAAGTTGCATATTATTTGAATGGACTCACAGAATTGACAAATATAAAAAAATTTGATTTAAAAATGCAGATTTTTGATGGAAAAGATTATGAAGATATTGAAGAAAAGGCAATTTTATTTATGATTTTGAATGGAAAAAGTGTTGCTGGATTTGATGAAATAATTTACAATGCGGATGTAAATGATGAATTTTTGCATATTTTAATTGTAAAAAATATTGACAATCCGCTTGATATTTCAAAAATATTTTTAGATTTATTAAATAATAATTTGATGAACAACGATTATGTGAGAATTTTGCAGATAAAAAAATGTGAAATTAAAAAAATTGAAGAAAAAATAGGAGTTAGCATTGATGGCGAAAGAGGGAAAAATGAAGATGTGAGCGTAAAAGTCATTAGTAATAAGTTAAAAATATTTTATTAATTTTCTTAAAATTGTAAATAAAAAAAAAGATATTTAAAATAAGTCTTTAAAAAATTTAAAAAATGTGGTATAAATAATATATAATAAAAAATTTGATTATGGAGGAAAAAAAGTATGAATAATGGATATTTAAGTTTTGTTTTGCATGCACATTTGCCTTATGTAAGACATCCTGAATATGAGGAATTTTTGGAAGAAGACTGGCTATATGAAGCTATTACTGAAACATATATTCCGCTTTTGGAAATGTTTGAAAATTTAACAAGGGATAATATTCCTTGGAATATGACAATAACAATGTCAGGGACACTTGTAAATATGATGAATGACGATTTGTTGAGAAACAGATATTTAAAACATATCAACAAGCTTGTTGAATTTTGTAAAAAAGAATTAGAAAGATTAGCACCTTATCCTGATATGAAAAAAGTTGCTGAACATAATTTGTGGTTTAACCAAAGAGCAAAAGATGTTTTTGAGAAAAAATACGGAAGAGATTTAGTAGGAGCATTTAGAAAATTTCAGGATCAAGGGAATTTGGAAATTATACCTGTTACAGCGACACATGGATTTTTACCTGTTATGAAAGATTATCCAGAAGCAGTAAACGCTCAGGTTTATATGGCAAAAAAAGATTACATAAAAAACTTTGGAAGAGAACCTAAAGGAATATGGCTTGCAGAATGTGCTTATTATCCTGGACAAGATAAATTTTTGGAAAAACACGGATTCCGTTACTTTTTAGTCGACGCTCACGGAATAATGCACAGTGATCCAAGACCAGTTTATGGAATTTATTCACCTGTTTATACAAAAAATTATGTTGCAGCATTTGCTCGTGACTTAGAATCATCAGAACAAGTTTGGAGTTCGGAAATTGGATATCCTGGAGATGGAGTTTATAGAGAATTCCATAAAGATGCTGGATATGAATTGGACTACGATTATGTAAAACCTTATTTACATAGTGATGGTGTAAGAAGAAATATTGGAATAAAATATCACGCAATCACAGATAAAAAAGGTACTTACAAAGCGGTTTATGACCCTGAGTTAGCATATAACAGAGCCAAAGAACATGCTTATAATTTCGTATTTAATCGTTCTAAACAAATTCAATTTTTGGCTTCAAAAATGAAATATAGAAAACCAATTGTAATTTCACCATATGATGCGGAATTATACGGACACTGGTGGTATGAAGGACCTATCTTCTTGGAATGGGTATTTAGAGCAGCAGCAGAATCTGATTTTTCAACAATTACACCATATAAATATTTGAAAAAATATCCAACTAACCAAATTGTGGATGTAAGTATGTCAAGCTGGGGAGCAAATGGATATTATGATGTTTGGATTGATGGTTCAAACGATTATGCGTATAGACATTTGCACAAAGCAGCAGAAAAAATGATAGAACTTGCAAATGGAAGAGAACCTTACAATGAATTGGAATACAGAGCATTAAATCAAGCTGCAAGAGAATTAGTCATGGCTCAGACTTCTTGTTGGGAATTTATAATGTATACAGGAACAATGGTGGGTTATGCTCATAAAAAAATAAGTGACCATGTAAATAGATTATTCAAAATTTACGAAGATTTCAAAGGTGGTTCGCTTGACGAAAGCTGGATTTCTGAAATAGAAAGTAGAGACAATATTTTCCCTGAAATGGATTATAGAATGTATAGAAGTGACTGGCTATAAAAATTAAAAAATTAGAAAAATAAAAAAGATAAGAAAATAAAAAATAAAAAATAAAAAAAATTTTATTAAATCGGACTGGACTTGAGCCAGTCTTTTTTATAAAATTTAAAAAAATATAAAGAAAAAAGAAAAAGAAAGAATGCAAGAAAGAAAAAAATACAAGAAAGAAGAAAAAAATGAAAGAAATTATAAAAGTTTTACAAGTTTTGTATAAAATTATTGTTTCTTATATTATTTCTACAAAAGTAAAACTTATGCGAAATGAAAATAAATATTTGAAAAATGATGTTCGTTTAAAGAAGTTTAAATTTATGATGTTAAAAAAAATAGAAAATGAAATAAGGGAATTAAGAAAAGTTTGTGAAAAAAATAAGACTAAGAAAAATTTAAAAAATCTTTATTACAAGCGAAAAAAATATTTGAAAATAAAAAATAATCAAATTAAAATAATGGATTTTTCCCAATTCTTTTTGGAAATTACGGTTTATGTAATGTTGATATTGACTTCTTTAAATATCGCCTGGCAAATTAAAGTTTTGGATTATCACATTTATTTATTGATTTTTGTGAGCTGGATAACATTTGTCATAGTTTGGATGAGTTTGGTTTTTATAAGGTGGGCAAGTCTATTTTGGGTGCAGATGACGAAAAAGTTTTATATTGGTGCTTTTTATTTGCATATTAAATGGGATAAAATAATAGTTGGAATAATTTTGCTGTTTTTGGCAAATCTTACTTTTCAGAATTATACAAAAAAGCTTTTGGAGAAAAATCAGAGTTTTTTAATTTTGGAAAGCGATGATGTGGATGATATGGATTTGTTGAAAAATTCTACTATTGAAATTTTGAATGAAAATTATCATTTTAAATGGTCGGTTGATAAAAATGGGAAAATTATTGATTCGAGAAATAAAATAGAAGGAAATTATAGAGTTGAAAATTTGTTAGTCAAGGAAAATAGCAGTCTTATGCTTTATTATGAAAAAAATAGAAGTAATTTTGAAGAAGAAAATGGAAATTTGAATTCACAAAAGGGCGAATATGTTGATTTAAAAAATAATGTTGTGAAAATTTTTTCAAAAAATAAAATTTATAGCGGAAATATTATTTCAGGAAAAGTTATAAAACTTTCAAATGGAATTTATTTACCGTTAAACAGTAGTTATCGATATTTTCAAAAAAACAAAGGGAAAGAAATTTTTATTGTGGATAAAAAATTGAAAATAAAAAAACAGATTAATTATGTGATGTTTTTGATTTCTGTAATTTTTATGTTACTTTTGACTTTAAAAAATAGATATTTTGAGCTGGAATTTATTACAAAAGAAAAAATTATGTATAAAATTTTGCAAAGAGAGAAAAAATATTCGTTTGAAATAAGAAAACTTGTACTTTCAATATTAAAAATAATCCGCATGGCAACTGCAATTTATATTCCTGTGCAGGTTTATTTGCTAAGAAATATCGTATTTAGTCTTTTTTTAGAAAAAAGTTTGTATAAAATCAACAAAAACATAAATTTATTATTTTCATTATTATTTTCACAAACTTTTCTTTTGACAATTTTAATATTTTATGGCTTGAGAAAACTTTATAAAATTTTGAGAGTTATTGCAAAAATAATTTATGAAGAAGGAAGTAATGATTTAAGAGATTTGATAGAAAATGAAAATGAAAAAGATAAAAAAAATAAATTAAATAAAATAAATTAAACTAAAAAATCCCACATCTTAAAATCTTTAGTCAATTGTGGTATAATAATTTATAAAATAAAATTGACGATATTAATTTAAGAAAGGAAAAAATTATGATAGCTGCCTTAAAAGGAATGAAAGATAGATATTCTGATGATGTGAAAAAATACGATGCGATTGTAGATGCTTCAAAAAAAGTTTTTGGAAAATATGGATTTGAGCGAATAATTACGCCGATTTTAGAGGAAACGGAGCTTTTTAGAAGAGGTGTTGGAGATGAGACTGATGTTGTTTCAAAAGAAATGTATGATTTTAAGGATAAAGGAGAAAGAGATGTTACAATGCGTCCAGAAGGAACTGCGGGAGTTGTGAGAGCGTATCTTGAAGCTGGATTTCATAAGTCTTCTCCAATAGTGAAATGGTTTTACAATGGTCCAATGTACAGATACGAAGCACCGCAAAAAGGGAGAATGAGAGAATTTCATCAAACTGGAGTGGAAATGTTTGGTGTGAGAAGTGCTTATTTAGATGCAGAAATTATTAAAATGGGTTGTGATTTTCTTGAAGAGCTTGGAATTACTGGCTTAGTTGTGGAAATTAACAGCTTGGGAAATGTTGAGTCGAGAAAAAAATATATTGAAGATTTGAAAAAATTTATGTTTGAAAGACTTGATAAATTGAGTGAAGATTCGCAAAAAAGATATGAGAAAAATCCTTTGAGAGCTTTGGATTCTAAGGATAAAGGTGATCAGGAAGAGTTTAAAAATGCACCAAAACTTTATGATTATTTGGATGAAGAAAGTAAAAAATATTTTGAAGATACTAAAAAATATTTGGAATTGTTGGGCGTGAATTATGTTGTAAATGATAAATTAGTTAGAGGGCTTGACTATTATTCGGACACGGTTTTTGAAATTAAATCGAGTAAATTGGGGTCACAAGCGACAGTTCTAGCGGGTGGACGATATGACAGATTGCTTGAAATATTAGGAAATGCGAAAGTTCCTGGAATTGGATTTGCCGCTGGAATGGAAAGAATTGCGATGTTAATGGATGATTCTATAATTTCTGAAAATGAAGAAAAAATTTATGTAATTTATTTCGATGATACAAAAGAATATTTTGTGAAAACAGTAAATGAACTTAGAAAAAATGGCATTAAAGTAAACTTTGACTATAATGCAAAAAGTTTTGGAGCACAAATGAAAAAGGCAAACCGTGAAAATGCTGAATATGTGTTGATTTTAGGGGAAGAAGAACGAGATGAAAATGTGATTACGGTTAAGAAATTTAGTACTGGGGAGCAGAAAAAATATGGCTTCGAGGAAGTTTTGAAAATTTTGAAATAAATTTGAAAGGAATGATTATTCATGTGGATTCATCATTTGACACATATTGAAAATTTAGATAGTATTTTAAAAAATGGATTAATGTCTAGAAATGAATTAAAAAATATAGGATGTGATTATAAAGATACAGCAAATATAGAAATAGTTGAAAAAAGAGGTGGATTAGAAAATAATATTCCTTTTCATATTGATTATCTACAAAAAAAATATGGAATTCCTTATAATTGGAGTGTTTTGAAGGTTAATAAAAAAGAAAATATGATTTTTTTAAATTGTGCTACAGAAAGTTTAACTTTAAATAAAATTACTCTAAATTATTTTTTATATCATCCAATTTCTAAAAATAATCACGAATTTAAAAATTTAGATGAATTTATTAAAAATTTAAGAAAAGAGGAAGAAAAGTTACCAAAATATAATGGGGGTTTGAATTATAAAGATAGAGAAGTTCAACAATTTCTTATGTCTGAAATATTAATAGAGGATAGATTAAATATAGATTTTAATTGGAAAATAATAGTTTGTTCTGAAGAACAATCAAAAAAAGTTAAAAAAATTTTGAAAAATAATAATATTGATGTTGAAATTTCTATAGATAAATATAATTATTTTTATAGGTAAAAGGTGATTTTTATGGAATTTAAAAAAGGAAATATCTTTGAAAGTGATGCTGATGCATTAATAAATCCTGTAAATACAGTTGGAATAATGGGGAAAGGATTAGCTTATCAATTTAAGAGAAAATATCTAAATAATTTCAAAAATTATGAAAAAAAATGTAAAATTAAGGAAATTGAAATTGGGAAAGATTTAGTTTATACGGTAGAAAAAGGAAAAATTATAATTAATTTTCCAACAAAAAGAAATTGGAGAGAAAATTCAAAGATTGAATATATAAAGATTGGATTGAAAAAATTGGAAGAGTTAATTTTAAAATTAGATATTAAAAGTATAGCTTTACCACCGATTGGAGCAGGAAATGGTAAGTTGGATTGGAATTTAGTAAAAAATGAAATTTTGGAATTTGATAAAAGAATTTCTCAAAAAATTAAAGTTGTGGTTTATGAACCGTCATTAAATGAGATAAAATTAGGTAAAGGACATTATTTGATAGCATATGCTTTAATCGAATGTAAAAAAATGAAAATAAAAACTGAATTGACGGATTTAATTTTTCAAAAGTTAATATATTTAGGAGATAAGAGTAATTATTTTAATTTTAAAAAGGAATTAAAAGGTCCATTTTCAAAATTATTAAACATACAGTATTTGAAATTAAAAGAATATTCAAGAACAAGTAATAAGAAAATTACTGAAATTGAAAAAGAAATGTTAAAAACTAATATAACAGAAAATTTACAAAAAGAAAAATTAAATTTAAAAAAGGCAGTAAAAATTTATATTAATATGAAAAAATTTTACAATATTTCTTCAAATAATTTATACGAAAAAGAAAGTAAAATTGAACTGCTTTCGACACTTGACTTTATATTGAAAAATGAAAATTTAAAAAATATAACGGTAGAAAATGTTTACAATAAGTTGAAAAATTGGAATAAAAGGAAGGATAAAAAATATAATATTGAAGATGTAAAAACAATGTTTGATTTTATGGAGAAAATAGGAATACTAGAGAAAAACATATTTGAAGAATATATTTTAAAAGAAATGAAGTGACTCTTTGGGAAATTTAGTAAATTGTGCTGCTATTATTCTTGCAAGTTTAATTAGATTTTTTGTTGATCACAAGTTTAAAGAAGATATAAAAATATCGTTATGAAATGTGCTGGGCTGTTCATAATAATTGTTGGTGTGAAAAGTATAATGAATTCAAAGTGGGATATTATGGTTTTAATTTATTCGATAATTAGGCAGATTATTGATATTGATTTGAAACTGAGAAATTTTGAGCTATTTTTGGGAAAAAATAAGAAAATAAAATATAAAATCATTAAATAAATAAAAGAAAGGATAAAAAATGTATAGAGACTATAAATTAAATGAATTAAGAATGGAAAATATTGGCGAAGAAGTGACTTTGTCAGGATGGATTTCTAAAGTTAGAGATTTGGGGCACTTTGTGTTTATTGACTTGAGGGATAGATATGGGGTTACTCAAATTTTGTTGAATGAGGAAGTTTCTGGGAGTGAGCTTTTTGAGGAAGCTAAAAAGTATAAGAATGAATGGGTTTTGAAGGTTACAGGAGTTGTGGCTGAGAGAAGTAGTAAAAATAAAAATATTCCAACTGGGGATATTGAAATTGAAGCGAAAAAAATTGAAGTTTTAAGCCGTGCGAAACAGTTACCGTTTGAAATTAGTGAAACTGGGAATCTTAGTGAAAATATGAGATTGACTTATAGATATTTGGATATTAGAAGACCTAAAATGTTGAATAATATTATTAAAAGAAACGATATGCTGTTTTCAATTAGAAAATTTATGAATGAAAATGGATTTTTGGATGTTGATACTCCGATTTTGGCAAAAGCGACACCTGAAGGAGCGAGGGATTTTATCGTGCCAAGTAGAACTAACAAAGGTGATTTTTATGCATTGCCACAATCACCACAATTGTTTAAGCAAATACTTATGGTTTCTGGGATTGACAAATATTATCAATTAGCAAAATGTTTTAGAGATGAGGATTTGAGAGCGGACAGACAGCCTGAATTTACTCAATTAGATGTGGAAATGTCGTTTGTTGAGCAAGAAGATGTGATTTCAATGGCTGAAGAATTGACAAAGACAGTATTTAAAGATGTTACAGGAATTGAAATTACTGAAAAATTTCCAAGAATGAGCTACGATGATGCGATGAATTTTTATGGTTCAGATAAGCCAGATTTGAGATTTGATATGAAATTGATTGATTTGTCAGAAGAAACTGCTAATTGTGGATTTGGCGTTTTTGAAAATGCGTTGAAAGATGGTGGGAATGTAAAAGCAATTGTTGCACCAAATGCGGAAAAATTCTCGAGAAAATATATAAAAGATTTGGAAGATTATGTGAAAACATACTTTAAAGCAAAAGGTTTGGCGTATATTAAAATGAATGAAAATGGAGAAATAAATTCTCCAATTGCGAAATTCTTCTCAGAAGAAAAATTGGCACAAATTATTGAAAAATTGGGAATCAAAAATAATGAAGTTGCGTTAATTTTAGCTGATAAATATAAAGTTGTGCATGATGGATTAGGAGCATTGAGATTGAAACTGGGAGAAGAGTTGGAATTAATCGACAAAAATGCGTTTAAATTTTTATGGGTAGTTGATTTTCCTATGTTTGAATGGAGTGAAGAAGAAAATAGATATAAAGCGCAACACCATCCGTTTACTTCGATTAAGGAGGAAGATAGAAAATATCTTGATACGAATGAACTTGCAAAAATCAAGACAGATTCATACGATATTGTCTTGAATGGTTATGAAATCGGTGGAGGAAGTATCAGAATTCACGATGAAGATTTACAAGCGAAAGTTTTTGAAAAATTAGGATTTAGTCAAGAAGAATTAGAAGACAAATTTGGATTCTTCTTGGAAGTGTTGAAATATGGAGTTCCGCCACATGGAGGACTTGCTTACGGAATTGATAGATGGCTTATGGCAATGTTGAAGGAAGACTCGATAAAAGAAGTAATTCCGTTCCCTAAAACTAATAAAGGACAAGACTTGATGACTGGAGCACCTGCAGGAATTGAAGAACAAGTGCTTGAAGATGATTTGAGATTGAAATTGCTGGAAGTTGAAAAAGAAGATTAGTAATAAAAAAAATTTTATAATTAAAAGATTAGCAAGGGGTCTTGACCCCTTGTCAAAAAATGTAAAAAATAAAGGAGAAGTATCCAGAATGATTTTAATATTCGGAACAAAAAGAAAATTTAAAAATTTAGGAACACTAGAAAACTGTCATTGTTCAAGATGTAACAACACATCTGACTGGAATTTTATGGAATATCGTGACTGGTTTACTTTGTTTTGGATACCAGTTTTTCCAATAAGTGGTAGAAAAGAATATTTAGAATGTCCAATTTGTCGTCAGGTTTATGATGTGCCAAAGAATTAGTTGTTTGAATTAATAAGTTAAAAAAATAAAATTAGAAAATATTTTTTAGGTTTTAGATTAAAAGTGTGAGGAAATAAATGATTTATTTTATTGGAGGGAAAAAGCAGAGGGAATTTAAGTATTTCGAGATTTTGGAGAAAATACGGAAGGAAAATGTGGGGATTAGTGAGAGTTTTTTTGATGTGGATCTGAAGGAAAATGAGCAGTTTTTGGAGAAGATTAATATTAATTCGATATTTTCAAGTCAGGAACTGGTTGTGTTAAAAAGGGCAGAAAAACTGAAAAATATTGAGGAAATCTTGAAATACATAGCAAATCTTGAGATAGTAAATAAGGAAATTATTATTGATTATGACAAGGAAGATGGGAAATTTGGGGCGAAGTTAAAAAAGTTGCTGGATGAGTTGGAAAAAAATAGGAAAATGAAAGTCTTTTTGTTTCAGAAGGAGACTGAAGAGGAAATACGGGCCTATATTGTGAATGAACTGGGAATAAATGGCAGGGATCTGGCATTGCTTCTGGAGATGATTGGAAATAATCCGTTTAAAGTTAGAAATGAAGTGGAGAAAATTAAGATTTTTTTGAATGGAGAGAAATTTGATATTAAAAAAATAAAAAATGTTGTGTCGGTTGAAAAGGAATATCGGATTTATGAGATGACACGGAATATTTTGTTGAATAAGCCAGCGGATGTAATGAGATATTTGGAGCAGAAGAAGGAATATATGGGAATTTTGTATTCTCTTTACAGTGAACTTGAAATAATGTACAAAATAAGCTCGTTAAAAGTGAAAGGGCGAAAATTCAGTAAAAATTACAACACTTTTAAAATTGAATTTGAAGAAATAAAAGAAATTTTCAAATCCAATAACAGAATCCCAAATTCCTATGTAATTTTCAAAAAAATAGAACTGGAGCGAAATTACACAAATGCCAGTTTAAAAAAATTAGTTTTTAGATGCTGGGAAATCGAAAAAGACATAAAGACTGGTAAAATAGAAATGGAAACAGGAGTGGAAATGTTAATTATGGAAATTTGCTCATTATTTAGAAAAAAATAATTTTAGAAATCCTAAAATATGAATAAATATAAACATCGAACCAAGATGTTTAAATAATTGATTTATAATTAGATTGCTTAAAAGCTATGTTAACTGTAACTGATAGAATTTCAATAAAAAAATTAAAAAATACGAATAAAATTTGAAAGTAAACATAAAAGAGGTGTATTTCTAATGGGAATATTAAAAAAGATATGGGATATGCTGCCAGAAGGACGTCCGATTTGTGTGCCTAAGCCAGAAGCGTGGGGAGTAAAACAGGAGGAAGATAAAGAAACAGATAAAGATTTAAAGAAAAAAGATGATGTGGAAAAAGTAAAAAAATAAAGTTTTTTGTGAAATTAAGTTTTAATATAAACTCATTATTGTCAGAAAATAATTG
This genomic stretch from Leptotrichia sp. oral taxon 218 harbors:
- a CDS encoding glycoside hydrolase family 57 protein, whose amino-acid sequence is MNNGYLSFVLHAHLPYVRHPEYEEFLEEDWLYEAITETYIPLLEMFENLTRDNIPWNMTITMSGTLVNMMNDDLLRNRYLKHINKLVEFCKKELERLAPYPDMKKVAEHNLWFNQRAKDVFEKKYGRDLVGAFRKFQDQGNLEIIPVTATHGFLPVMKDYPEAVNAQVYMAKKDYIKNFGREPKGIWLAECAYYPGQDKFLEKHGFRYFLVDAHGIMHSDPRPVYGIYSPVYTKNYVAAFARDLESSEQVWSSEIGYPGDGVYREFHKDAGYELDYDYVKPYLHSDGVRRNIGIKYHAITDKKGTYKAVYDPELAYNRAKEHAYNFVFNRSKQIQFLASKMKYRKPIVISPYDAELYGHWWYEGPIFLEWVFRAAAESDFSTITPYKYLKKYPTNQIVDVSMSSWGANGYYDVWIDGSNDYAYRHLHKAAEKMIELANGREPYNELEYRALNQAARELVMAQTSCWEFIMYTGTMVGYAHKKISDHVNRLFKIYEDFKGGSLDESWISEIESRDNIFPEMDYRMYRSDWL
- the hisS gene encoding histidine--tRNA ligase, encoding MIAALKGMKDRYSDDVKKYDAIVDASKKVFGKYGFERIITPILEETELFRRGVGDETDVVSKEMYDFKDKGERDVTMRPEGTAGVVRAYLEAGFHKSSPIVKWFYNGPMYRYEAPQKGRMREFHQTGVEMFGVRSAYLDAEIIKMGCDFLEELGITGLVVEINSLGNVESRKKYIEDLKKFMFERLDKLSEDSQKRYEKNPLRALDSKDKGDQEEFKNAPKLYDYLDEESKKYFEDTKKYLELLGVNYVVNDKLVRGLDYYSDTVFEIKSSKLGSQATVLAGGRYDRLLEILGNAKVPGIGFAAGMERIAMLMDDSIISENEEKIYVIYFDDTKEYFVKTVNELRKNGIKVNFDYNAKSFGAQMKKANRENAEYVLILGEEERDENVITVKKFSTGEQKKYGFEEVLKILK
- a CDS encoding YegS/Rv2252/BmrU family lipid kinase; translated protein: MKKLKKALLVYNPKSGNSNVILNNFDLIVTKLLKKGIIVTFYSINKNYNKLCDILASEKYDILILSGGDGTLSRTLSEIYVKNIKFPKVAIFPTGTSNDFGKSLNLGNNIDDWIYNILIKEPKYVDFGLINGKKIFLSSYASGLFSKISYNTDKNLKKTIGKVAYYLNGLTELTNIKKFDLKMQIFDGKDYEDIEEKAILFMILNGKSVAGFDEIIYNADVNDEFLHILIVKNIDNPLDISKIFLDLLNNNLMNNDYVRILQIKKCEIKKIEEKIGVSIDGERGKNEDVSVKVISNKLKIFY
- a CDS encoding DarT ssDNA thymidine ADP-ribosyltransferase family protein, with protein sequence MWIHHLTHIENLDSILKNGLMSRNELKNIGCDYKDTANIEIVEKRGGLENNIPFHIDYLQKKYGIPYNWSVLKVNKKENMIFLNCATESLTLNKITLNYFLYHPISKNNHEFKNLDEFIKNLRKEEEKLPKYNGGLNYKDREVQQFLMSEILIEDRLNIDFNWKIIVCSEEQSKKVKKILKNNNIDVEISIDKYNYFYR
- a CDS encoding macro domain-containing protein, whose translation is MEFKKGNIFESDADALINPVNTVGIMGKGLAYQFKRKYLNNFKNYEKKCKIKEIEIGKDLVYTVEKGKIIINFPTKRNWRENSKIEYIKIGLKKLEELILKLDIKSIALPPIGAGNGKLDWNLVKNEILEFDKRISQKIKVVVYEPSLNEIKLGKGHYLIAYALIECKKMKIKTELTDLIFQKLIYLGDKSNYFNFKKELKGPFSKLLNIQYLKLKEYSRTSNKKITEIEKEMLKTNITENLQKEKLNLKKAVKIYINMKKFYNISSNNLYEKESKIELLSTLDFILKNENLKNITVENVYNKLKNWNKRKDKKYNIEDVKTMFDFMEKIGILEKNIFEEYILKEMK
- a CDS encoding M23 family metallopeptidase, with the translated sequence MEESKNKNFINKKNMIIAGIVSFAILVIVILILIFNGNKNLKDNGVFEEDDNIFRINPVKDPQLAYYNFRGEEYPDWSKFGRVRSNGLRVHQGVDIFAQPGTDVYAVLDGKVVDLYVDKKGYGLNLYLEVNPADLEKIKRKHYKPKESAREQLYGPNYNPAFPIKYIRYAHLSEVKVKVGDEVKAGQVIAKTGTTGNASGTHAPHLHFEIAFEMRGKGLLNRVDPEMYFKIKNGNNLTKEEKKIQTEKSKMQWFEPKGYDKGFITESIFLEKEKEKEKLEKNLKDGKKIEEIEKTKKLKNKTQKNQKRE